The genomic DNA GAGAAAACAAAAAAGTTATCCAACATGAATCTTTGTTTGATCTGACAACTGATTAGTCAGAGCATCAAATAAACATTTGATGTGAATCGATCTTGAGCAGATGAATGTTCATTTCAGCTACAACTGCATCAACGATTAATGGGAGTGTGCATCCGCTCAACAATGTGGCTTACGGCATCTCGAGTCATCACAAGTGTGTCATGCAATAAGATACTGTAGACATTCAAGCCCTGCATGATTTTGCATAATTTAAACAACTGAACCAGAAAGGAGAGCAAAATCTCGACACAGCTTGTGTGTCAGCCCCTTCATTCACAATACACTAGACGAAGGTAAAAAAAATATGGTTGGTTGCTACTTACAATGGAAGGTAATACATTGACATATTGCAGATTTCTCGTTGCCAACTTAAGTTTGTCATCTATGGGGCCACCATCAACCAATAAAACCTTCCTTGTGTTTTCCAGTTGGGCAAGATAGTTCACAATGTTCTTCGTCTTGTGGCTTGGGACTTCCAGATCCTCAAAAACAATAAGCTGTTGAAATCACCAAACATGCGCCGTGACTATTAATCGATTCACAAGAGAGTATGCAGACATTAAATTTAGTTTAGAACAAATAATGCACTTGACAGATGACCTTCACAAGCCCATGCAAAAGGTAAGGTAGTAAAGGAGGTGAAAAAGAAGGCCACAGACTAACCTTGCCTTCAGCTGTTCGAGCAGATAGAGCAATTTTTAATCCCAATCGCCGAACCTTCTTTTGCAGCTTGAAAGCATGACTCCGTGGTTTAGGTCCATGCATGGTGGCACCATGCCTAAACTGTTAAAAAGAACAAGTAGTTAGATCAAACACTCTTAGAATGAAGAACAAGAACTCCACAGAAGCATTTTAAAGAAATACGATATACACCTGAGGGGCACGCAAAGAACCAtgccttgcccttccagttcctTTTTGCGGGTATGCTTTTCTACCAGTCCCACTTACATCACTAATAGTTTTTGTTGAATGTGTACCCTGAGAAGCACATGATGAGCAATGATGGGAAAAAGAAATGGCAGACTAGCTCTAGACAATGCGACATAACTAAATACCAATTTGATTGCGACGTCTCTGGTGATGATAGTCAAGAAATGAAAAAGTTTGTGGGCTTCAGGTGAACAAACAATTATACAACATGAAACACATTTAAAGTTGTGAAATATAGTAAGCATATGCAGCATATATTATAAATCAATAATTGTGTCTTCTCCCCACTTCACATAATCAATTTCAATAATAAATAGAAAACAAGTGTACCCTATAGAAATCAAATCACTGGAAAAGGAATACTAAGTTAACCACAAATAACATACTACAATGTTGAAGATACATAAAATAAAACATGCAACAAATTTCCAAGCTTGAGAATCATATGATACCTGCTGCCTCTTAGCAAGCTGCCATCTCACAACACGTTGGACAATATCCTTCCTAATAGGGGCATCAAACACATCACCAGCCAAGACCATCAAGCCTTTGTCCTCGCAATGGAAGTTTGTCACTCTTGTTACTAGATCAGCATATTTCCCTGCAAATTGAAATCATATTTAAAGtacaaaaaagataaaaaaaaaaatatatatatatatatagaaagctTCTTTAAATgactgaagcatattcagatgaGAACACAATGCAATTTAATCCTAAA from Zingiber officinale cultivar Zhangliang chromosome 4A, Zo_v1.1, whole genome shotgun sequence includes the following:
- the LOC121969610 gene encoding 50S ribosomal protein L4-like isoform X1 is translated as MWNLSRVTFNNLQQSRRLSYAIPSTIFSLQNDSSFMAQRRFCSLDSHESGGLIPPELLRNKTVLRSDSDIGKYADLVTRVTNFHCEDKGLMVLAGDVFDAPIRKDIVQRVVRWQLAKRQQGTHSTKTISDVSGTGRKAYPQKGTGRARHGSLRAPQFRHGATMHGPKPRSHAFKLQKKVRRLGLKIALSARTAEGKLIVFEDLEVPSHKTKNIVNYLAQLENTRKVLLVDGGPIDDKLKLATRNLQYVNVLPSIGLNVYSILLHDTLVMTRDAVSHIVERMHTPINR
- the LOC121969610 gene encoding 50S ribosomal protein L4-like isoform X2; this translates as MWNLSRVTFNNLQQSRRLSYAIPSTIFSLQNDSSFMRRFCSLDSHESGGLIPPELLRNKTVLRSDSDIGKYADLVTRVTNFHCEDKGLMVLAGDVFDAPIRKDIVQRVVRWQLAKRQQGTHSTKTISDVSGTGRKAYPQKGTGRARHGSLRAPQFRHGATMHGPKPRSHAFKLQKKVRRLGLKIALSARTAEGKLIVFEDLEVPSHKTKNIVNYLAQLENTRKVLLVDGGPIDDKLKLATRNLQYVNVLPSIGLNVYSILLHDTLVMTRDAVSHIVERMHTPINR
- the LOC121969610 gene encoding 50S ribosomal protein L4-like isoform X3 — translated: MLRRAMASSGAAVPFWRAAGMSYISYSNICASLVRSCLKEPESPRKYADLVTRVTNFHCEDKGLMVLAGDVFDAPIRKDIVQRVVRWQLAKRQQGTHSTKTISDVSGTGRKAYPQKGTGRARHGSLRAPQFRHGATMHGPKPRSHAFKLQKKVRRLGLKIALSARTAEGKLIVFEDLEVPSHKTKNIVNYLAQLENTRKVLLVDGGPIDDKLKLATRNLQYVNVLPSIGLNVYSILLHDTLVMTRDAVSHIVERMHTPINR